acaaaatgcaatttttcttaATGTTATATATACAGCTACCTGGTCTGGTATGAAAACAGCTGGTTTCAGTTACACTGACCACACCCATGGATAAACCACATAAACCAAAGCATTGCAAAGATATGAAATATCAGCAACATAATTCAAGGTAAGAAGAGACAATAGACAATGTAATTACATTCTATCAGAAGggggaaaacacaaaaaaacattactaaaGCTTTAGCATTCcattacactttttttccctgatGACTACATATTCTACCAAGAATCAAACCGCATGGGGGCAGCAGAGTGCCAATCTGAAGCTCCCTGCTCCATCACGACTTGGCCAACCATAACTGCAACTGACATCACTAGAAAGTGTGCTCTTCACCACATAATTCTGAAGGAGAATGTTCTTCAAACCAGTTGTGACCCTCAAACTAAAGGATACAATCACCCCCGTCCAAAAAAGCCACACACAGCAGTCAACTTCTGAACTCAGAAAGGCAAATTGAGAGGTTGAGTCCTGACCTTTCTACTGGAAAAGCCTCCTCTTGTGGAGGAGTTACGAGGAAGTCTCGGGAACACCTTCACGGCCAATCGGCTCGGCCTAATGAGACAAGATGGGGCGCGGCTGCCATTACGGCCCCGGTCTGTCAGCACTTTGGTAATGAGGACGGCGTGGACGGCGGGACGCCCGAGGAACGTGAATATACATGAGATCAGGGGTGCCAAACGTGCGGCCGGTGGGCCCGAATCGGTCCACTATGTTGTTCTGGCTGACGGGCACTTGTCACAGAAATAAatgctttacttttttttactgcactTTGCTCAGTGTTCTatctgcaatcacatttgttcaTTCTGCCATCAAAACAACGccatcaatgggagccaatgagttcCTAAGAAAcgttaaaatgcccccaaaccaaCTAGAGGTCACCTGAAATGCCGGGAGcgacaaacgaacaagaagcaCCCCGGAAAgtcccctttaaaatcaataggaaatgattcaaaattCCCCATTAGTGAGTGAGCAGGAATGCAATTGAGTTGTAATGTATGTCTGTGTCCACTAGAGGGTGGAAGAGCCACGGCTGAGTAAGAGAAAGTGAAAATCCACATTTGCGCAAGCTTAAACTTTTGCGATCGTTGAGGAAGAAAAAGTTGCGGGttaattatttctaaaatgaaaTGTTCAGCGTTCAAAGAGTTCATTAAAGCCTTAAACGGGGGCTGCGATGGGCAAATGTTTCTTGGTAAGCCAACCTCCGCCTTCGGGCGATGAgcaagagggagggagagggagagagagagagagagaaagggagggagggagatggagagagagagagagagaaagcgtgTCTCCTCCTCTCCGTCAGGTTTTGACAAGTGTGACGGCGTCAAACTCGGAAAGGGCAACGTCGGGGCGAGACGCGTCGTCAAGAgttcccccccacccccgtccgtccatccgtccctCCCTCCCAGCTAACCGGGTGCCAGCCAGTTAGACAGCCAGCGAGGAGCGGCCATGAACCGGAGGTTCAACTTTGGCTCCGACATCTTCCACAAAACTCTGAGCGCCGTGTCGGCCAACAAAATGCAGGACCCTTACCGGGGCGAGCCGGCGCCGTCGGCCGGAACGGGCTGCTACGACCGGGCCGACGGCGACCCCATGCAGGCGGGGTTACTGGCCGGCGCGCGGGCGTCCGCGCTGGGCTTGCCCACGGGCTCCCTGTGCGTCAAGTACGGAGATGcgtcggtggcggcggcggcggtggcggcggccgccgccgccgcggcggGCGAGAGCAGCAGCGGCGGCGAGCAGAGCCCCGACGACGACAGCGACGGCCGCTCGTGCAGCGGGGACGTGCTCCTCCTCGCCGAGCGCAAGGGCAAGGCGgaggggggcggcggcggcggaggcaaGAAGAGCAAAGAGCAGAAGATCCTGCGCCTCAACATCAACGCGCGCGAGCGGAGGCGCATGCACGACCTGAACGACGCCCTGGACGAGCTGCGGGGGGTGATCCCGTACGCGCACAGCCCGTCCGTGCGCAAACTGTCCAAAATTGCCACGCTCCTCCTGGCCAAGAACTACATCCTCATGCAGGCGCAGGCGCTGGAGGAGATGCGGCGACTGGTGGCCTACCTCAACCAGGGCCAGGCCATCCCGGCGGCGGCCATCCCGGGCACCACGGCGCTGGCCGCCCCGCCGCCCGGCCTGGGGGCCTACGAGTCGGCGCCCCCCGTGGGCGTGCCGCAAGTTCCGCCCCCTCCGGGCTACCCGGCCTTCCCCCCCAGCGTCCCCTCGTCGTGCCCGGACAAGTGCGCCCTCTTCAACTCGGCCGCCTCCAGCCTGTGCAAACAGTGCACCGACAAGCCTTAACCCCCCCCTCGCCCCGGCTCGCGCCCCCCCCAGACCCCCCTTCCAAGGTTAGAGACTCCATACCGACACTTTTTCTAATATTTCCATACTTGATCGTGTACATAAAGTCGTCCTCTAAGTGCTGGTGCGAATGACTACGTTGGACTTTTCTTGGGATTTTTACGGGGGTGGACCTGGCAACTTTTTACCCCCACTTTACGGGAGTGGaacggaagaaaaaaatacccacaaatgaacaaaaaaaaatatcgaaCCTTACTGCTGCTTTtcccttttgatttttttttttttaattcgctTTGTGGAATGTCACAATTGATCTATTTTTTAGGAATATGTTGCAGGGGCACGTCTGAGGCCATTTTAGGAACTCCTTTCGATTGATATTTATTGGTGGTTGCACATGCTG
This Stigmatopora argus isolate UIUO_Sarg chromosome 17, RoL_Sarg_1.0, whole genome shotgun sequence DNA region includes the following protein-coding sequences:
- the bhlhe22 gene encoding class E basic helix-loop-helix protein 22 yields the protein MNRRFNFGSDIFHKTLSAVSANKMQDPYRGEPAPSAGTGCYDRADGDPMQAGLLAGARASALGLPTGSLCVKYGDASVAAAAVAAAAAAAAGESSSGGEQSPDDDSDGRSCSGDVLLLAERKGKAEGGGGGGGKKSKEQKILRLNINARERRRMHDLNDALDELRGVIPYAHSPSVRKLSKIATLLLAKNYILMQAQALEEMRRLVAYLNQGQAIPAAAIPGTTALAAPPPGLGAYESAPPVGVPQVPPPPGYPAFPPSVPSSCPDKCALFNSAASSLCKQCTDKP